The Mytilus galloprovincialis chromosome 4, xbMytGall1.hap1.1, whole genome shotgun sequence genome contains a region encoding:
- the LOC143071843 gene encoding monomeric sarcosine oxidase-like: MVFDLCIVGAGCIGSAAARYGTNIGTVCLIGVKEPEDPSESVERDIFGAHYDEGRITRSSDTDFVWSSLAKESIARYREIEHSSGINFYDEAGYIICGSAGKEYMRTNKVCAKNHGINAKLWSSKELKEHFPYLNFSESDETIYENNNSGYISPRRLIEAQITIAKRQGCRVIEEVANEVERCVIDGEYIMCVTTESGQKIYAKKVLLATGAFTSFRKLLPKYVNIDVCLRPITVARVEISPDDYQNISNMPSISYCGTGAADWKTKFIRRPDNTVRFYMLPPVKYPDGKYYIKLGHDSADYPKILRTATEVKHWYCSRGDKKMIEDIVTIIKDIVKGPKLSSYVGDCCVIVKTPTGRPYIDHIHSQLGVAVGGNGYAAKSCDEIGRLAALLIMKNKWDTSLPKDEFTVKYKTEGSKL; encoded by the exons ATGGTATTTGACCTTTGTATTGTTGGTGCTGGATGTATTGGGTCAGCAGCTGCAAGATATGGGACCAATATAGGGACAGTATGCCTCATCGGAGTTAAAGAACCAGAG gACCCAAGTGAATCAGTTGAAAGAGATATATTTGGTGCCCATTATGATGAGGGGCGAATTACAAGGTCTTCTGACACGGATTTTGTTTGGTCTAGTCTTGCCAAAGAATCTATTGCCAGGTATCGGGAAATAGAACATTCATCAG GCATAAATTTTTATGATGAAGCTGGATATATTATATGTGGTTCTGCTGGTAAAGAGTATATGAGGACCAACAAGGTATGTGCCAAGAACCATGGAATAAATGCGAAATTATGGTCAAGCAAAGAACTGAAAGAACATTTCCCATACTTGAATTTCTCCGAATCTGATGAAACTATTTACGAAAATAATAATTCTGGATATATAAGTCCACGACGTCTTATAGAAGCACAAATTACAATTGCCAAGAGACAAGGTTGTCGCGTGATTGAAGAGGTAGCAAACGAAGTAGAGAGATGTGTTATTGATGGCGAATATATAATGTGTGTTACGACAGAGAGTGGTCAAAAGATTTATGCAAAGAAAGTATTACTTGCAACGGGTGCTTTTACTTCATTCAGGAAACTCCTGCCGAAATACGTCAACATTGATGTATGTTTGCGTCCTATCACTGTAGCTAGAGTCGAAATCAGTCCAGACGATTACCAAAACATTAG CAATATGCCATCAATTTCTTATTGTGGAACTGGAGCTGCAGATTGGAAGACAAAATTTATTCGACGACCAGATAACACAGTGCGATTTTATATGCTGCCACCTGTTAAATATCCTGATG GAAAGTATTACATCAAGTTAGGTCACGACAGTGCAGATTATCCTAAGATATTGAGGACAGCAACAGAAGTAAAACATTGGTACTGCAGTAGAGGTGATAAAAAAATGATCGAAGACATAGTTACCATTATCAAAGATATTGTTAAAG GACCAAAGCTGTCATCTTATGTCGGTGATTGTTGTGTTATAGTGAAAACTCCAACAGGTAGACCCTACATTGATCACATTCACTCACAGTTAGGCGTAGCTGTTGGCGGGAACGGATATGCAGCAAAGTCCTGCGATGAAATAGGTCGACTTGCTGCATTGttgataatgaaaaataaatgggaTACATCCCTTCCGAAAGACGAGTTTACTGTCAAATACAAGACAGAAGGAAGTAAATTATAA